Proteins encoded within one genomic window of Prauserella marina:
- the soxR gene encoding redox-sensitive transcriptional activator SoxR, with protein sequence MPARRNDVTSGPVRHIDPSEPLAIGEVISRTGVSASALHFYERKGLISSERTSANQRLYPRHMLRRISLVLVAKRLGIPLTDVANIFAGLPDDHAPTHQDWQRVSRSWKRQLEERRRQLETLEHELTGCIGCGCLSMRACLLLNPDDALSTQGPGPVRIQGLASGEPTQGQSGAPSSR encoded by the coding sequence ATGCCGGCCCGGCGAAATGACGTCACGTCAGGTCCTGTCCGTCACATCGACCCTTCCGAACCGCTGGCCATCGGCGAGGTGATCTCGCGTACCGGGGTATCCGCGTCCGCACTGCATTTCTACGAACGAAAGGGACTGATCTCCAGCGAACGCACCTCCGCGAACCAGCGCCTGTATCCACGACACATGTTGCGCCGGATCTCTCTCGTCCTTGTCGCCAAACGCCTTGGCATCCCTCTCACCGATGTGGCGAACATCTTCGCTGGTCTGCCGGACGATCACGCGCCTACCCACCAGGACTGGCAACGAGTGTCCCGCAGCTGGAAACGTCAGCTGGAGGAACGCCGACGGCAGCTCGAAACCCTCGAACATGAGCTCACCGGTTGTATCGGATGTGGTTGCCTGTCCATGCGAGCCTGCCTCCTGCTCAACCCCGACGATGCCCTCAGCACCCAAGGGCCGGGGCCCGTGCGCATCCAGGGGCTCGCGTCCGGTGAGCCGACCCAAGGGCAGTCAGGCGCACCGTCATCGCGATAG